The Megalobrama amblycephala isolate DHTTF-2021 linkage group LG8, ASM1881202v1, whole genome shotgun sequence region AAATTTCCTCTTCCTAAATGAAGATAAGACTGAGGTTATTGTTTTCGGCCCAAATGAGAATTCTCAGTGTATAAGTCCTCATTTGGAGAGTTTGTCCATCTTTAGATCCTCACGGGTGCAGAACTTAGATGTTCTTGTTGACCAGTCTTTAAAATTTAACAAACATATCTCCTCCGTAATCGGATCCAGCTTTTATCAGCTTCGTCTACTGTCTAAAATCAAAGATTTTCTCACTCCAAAAGACTAGAAATGGCTATTCATGCATTTGTTACATCTCGGCTAGATTACTGCAACTCTTTATATTGCGGTATATCTAAGTCTCAAATTGCTCGTCTTCAGTTCAAAACGCTGCGGCCAGACTTCTTCACAAGTGTTGTTAATATGAACATTATATCACTCCTATTCTCAGATCTCTCCACTAGTTGCAATTTCACCAGAGAACAGACTTTAAAATTCTCCtttttgataaatataaatttcTATATAACCTAGCTCTTGTCTATCTTTCTGAACTTCTTCAAGCCTAAAAGATCCTGCGATCGGGCTCTGCTGGTAGTCCCTCACTTTAGGTCCTGCTTTATGGTAATTCAACTATGTTGCtcttattttttgtttgatttgttttctatgtatgttatatttttcttttaatcttGTTCTTCTGTAAACCAATTTGGTCAGCCTAGTGGCTGTTGTAAAtgtgttatataaataaaattgaaatataatataatataatataatatgatataattaCTTGCCTGCCTGTCTTTGCCTATCTTATGATAGCTTAATGTGCCATGGAAATCCTTCAACATAAAATCTCATATTATATGAAAAAATGTGGTAGGCCTACTTTATTATGGTGAACAATTTTCACTTTTAAGAAGTTGCTAATACCCCATTCCTAAActtaaaaggattagttcactttgaaatgaaaattagcccaagctttactcacccgcAATGCTAGGTGTGTGAAAGTgactccatccacatccatccatcataaacatactccacacggctccggtggctaataaaggccttctgaatcgaagcgatgcgtttgtgtaaaaaaaaaaatccatatttaacaagttatgaagtaaaatatctagcttccgcacaagccgccttccgtattcaagttacgaagaaagtgtaaaactcttgcagttcacaaagcttatgTTACGTCctgcgccttccctattcaacttacggaaaaagtgtaactgatgtgacgccagtttacatttttttttgtaactttaatacgGAAGTCGGTCTGGCGGAAGCAACATATTTtacctcatttttttttttacacgaaCGTGTGAGTTGGGTATAACGCGTTACATAGTAACGCGTTACTGTAGTCTAATTACTTTTCCTGATAACACAGTAGTGTAacgcattacattttaaatttatgtaatttgattacagttACTGATGTCAATAAAATTACGTTACTTgcgttacaagaaaaaaaataggtaaAGTGCATTTCTAAAGAAATCATGCGTCATTATGAATCACCGGAGAACGCGTGGAGAATACCCGCTCCCAAGACGAGCGCGGTCCAACCTCCTAAACAAGCTAGATTGGATTTTTAGGCGATTTGTTCAGGATCGGGAGAGAAGGTAACTTCTGAACaatactgttttcaaatgttattataaatgttttcagcatttttttcctgtctttaatgcagttacatacaaacataaacacagttaagataccacacacatacatgctacACACACAGCAAGGAATGTTTAAGCTGTGTCCGAAACCGTTCACCCGTTCTCCGATTCACTAATCCCTATATAGTGTATGTCATCTGCAAAGAGTGAACGAAATGAAGTGAGTAAATTCGGAGGCTGATGTTGACTATAACTGTGTGTCGGAGAGCTGGAGCTGTCACAGAAACGGCTCAACACGTGATAAAACTAGGCCTACTTTTATCCtacatgttattttataaaataatattaataataatcttgatgactttattttgtaatcatacaTACCTGCCAGCTTTGTAGTTTAATCGATTGAATGGTTTGTCATGCTTAATATGTGTTCATAATcattaaatactattaaaaaaaacggcaaacaaaaataaacattaacaagtgtacaatatttcatatatttattagtttatatttcatatatttataagttatttttagtttgttagAATCTCACACTCACAGATGACGTCGTGAGCGCCCTCAGGCGACTGTTATGATTGCATTTGAATGAATAAGCTAGGCTACCTATAGATGATTAACGAATATTTTTAAAGTCAAGTTGCTGTTTTCATACTTCTATAATATTTTTCAGTcaatattaaattacagaaagaaCTATGAGtttcagtttgttgcgtatttTTGTAGGTTTCAAAGTAACTTGAACGTAattagtaatctgattactttttacatgcagtaatcagtaatgtaatcaaattacaattttaatgtagtaatttgtaatttgtagtGGATTACTTTTCTTGAGTAACTTAGCCAACACTGCGTATCACTTcgattcagaaggcctttattaaccccccggagccgtgtggagcacatatttatgatggctggatgtggatggagtcactttgttcagctcatactcattgatccctatcactgccattataaagcttggatgcttcaggatatttgttaatatttctgcaattgtttatcagaaagaagaaagtcatatttacctaggatggcttgagggcgagtaaagcttgggctaattttcatttcaaagtgaactaatcctttatccACTTCAACAGCTTCCttaataactattaataagcagtaaataaggggttattgaggcaaaagtcgtagttaaatatgaatatgtgttccccatactaaagtgttcgCAAAATGTCTGTTAATGAAACTATTATTAATTAATCCAGGAAGCATAGTATGTCatttttctcttcttcttttttttttttttttttttttgcattattaaaTTCAAAGTTACCACTGAAAGAGTCAGTGTggcaaattatattatattgtattatattatattatattatattatattatatagctTGGtgataatatttgtttttgatgaaaaacaaGTTTTTCCTTATGTTTCCTTGTATTGATTTTGTCCCACAAACTTTCAAGTCATTTTGTCAATAGACATCATACTGTTATTCGTCTCATAGGGCACATCAGCCATAAAACCATAATGGCTCGGATTATAGCCATATTTCTCATTTGCACTTCTTTTTCTCTTAGGCCAAGTAGGTTTAAGGGAATAGAATTTGATGGTCACATCAGTAGATAGTGGACATCTGTTTTGCTCGGGGAGCAGCGTTGGTCTTTATGTGACTAGATTATCCATTCATTAAGGAGAATATCACTGCAATGAGACCATTAAACTGGAGATGTTAAGAGACAACAGCTTGTCCCTAAGGATGTAATTTAATTCCAGATTGGGGCAGTAAAGCACCTAAATACCTGCTGCCCTTTGTTTTCCGATCAAAGTTGTTTGACTTGAGGGGATCAAGTAAGTGTTGGGTGGGGTTTGCACAGGATGGAACGGTCCAATGCGAGCCGTCCAACATGCCACCATAAATTGGGGTCACGTCTCATGAGGAAATCAGATGTTCAGTAGACCTGAGAGAGGTTAGCAGAAGATAGAGAAGACCTTAGAGAGACAGAAGGAAACGTAAGGGCAGAACAGGAGGAGCGCGGACACTGAAGCCACTATGAGAAGGTTATATTCTCCTGCTGTACTGCTGCCAGTTCTGCTGCTGTGTGCTGTGTGTAGTGTGTCAGTCATGCAGGCTGACGTGAGGGCTGTCAAGCTGTGTGGCCGAGAGTTCATCCGTGCCGTCGTCTACACGTGTGGGGGCTCCAGGTGGAGGAGGTTCAGCAGTCCGCAGGATATGGAAGGTGAGTTTGCTATGAGGCGTAAACTATGATTCATGCTAATTCTGAATCATCACATGCCTCTTAAATGCTGGTTTCAGTGTTGGGCTTCAGAACAATTTTAGTCACTTTATATTACTGAaataaaggctttttttttttattaataaatacaactctttattaaaaataattgtagTTATTTATCTATTTCTAATCATATGAATCCAATCAGAGATattccacacaaacacacacacacacacacacaaaaaaaagattaGCATTTTTTAGATATGTTAAATGTTCTAAAACAATATTTGTGGAGGATATGcatatactttattaataataatttactgtGTTATACCCTGTCATACATGTGGAAGTTCGGTTAATTGAATTTTAATTGAATCCAGATCAAAAGGGAGAgggatataaatatatacacatttatatttgtttatatttatataataataataatatgtactataatttgttgtttttttttaagtatgaaGTTTTAGAAGCATAATGACAAATATCAAAAGGGAGAGGAAATATATTGACaaattttgaataataatatatatatatgtatatgtatgtgaatATAATGACAAATGCAAACTCGAatgcatgtattatatatattatataatatatataatacatgcattatattatatattatataatgcaTTCGAGTTTGCATTTGTCATTATattcacatacatatatatattttattattcaaaatTTGTCACAAAAGTGTCTGAATAACTTTGGCTCCCAAAGTtcatcaattttactggtagatcactgtatgaagaattttggggtataatatttcacagtttactttattttggtATCCTCACTTACACAGattaactatagtgtcctgcactcACTAGTAAAATTATATCAAAGATGgctgaataatttttggcttgacggtatatatatatatatatatatatatatattattcttaggacaactttgatgaactttcttatatataaaattttcttTAAACCATTATAATTTTCTTTTAGCCATTTTCTTTAAACACTGTTTTATAAGATTGTATGTAAATAAAACTTTACTTACTTGCTAATTACCAATGACCGTATGATTGCGAGTATCTAAGCATCTCTACCTCTTTCTGACCCTTCAAGCCTGATGATATTTAACAGAACACTGCTTTAATTGTATCAGTGAGATCAAGTCTCCTCCAGTCAACAGATAAACAACGTCTGGTGATATTACATTCCCATTAGACTGACACAAGTTGAGTCAAAGCAGAAAACTCCTGTGTCATTTTCACAGTGCAGCAAACATGATCTCCTGTCTGTGGAGTCTGAGAAGATTCTCTACCTGCCATCACATCAATTGAGACCCGATTGCAtgcaaatattgaaaaaaaaaaaaagggggaaataAGTTGGGAAGATGCTTTTATTATTACAAAAGACTGTAATAATATACAATTGATTCTAAATCAAAACTTGTAAAAAACTACTGGCTCAGTTTGCAAAAAAGTCACAAGTGTTTTTAACATAactttactttatattttacctTTGTCATTCCACAGGGTTTTTTAATGGAGATCTAAGCAGCTCTGAGGATCTTAGTCAGAGTCTGGGATCTGACCTGACCAGGCGAGACCTGAACCATGATTGTTGTCAGTTTGGCTGCAAGAAAAGTGACCTCACGTTGCTCTGCTGAGGACTGAACTTGCGTTTTCTATTTGTCTCACTATGTTTTCTTCCATGTTGACTTCAGATGAATATGAACGCTTCTCTATAAAGTGTACAGTCAGTAGGAATTAATATATCAACTTAATTTGCCAATAGATTATGCTAATTTACATAAAAGCCTGTCTGTCTTAGATCATTCTGCCACACTTGTACTTTAAACAGCACCATGAAAAGAGGTCGAATATCAACAATGAAATTGTGTTGAAGTGCAGAGCAGTAATTGTGGTGAAAAACGTGTTTTAATTGTAAATTGTATTTTGTGAATAAACATTATTGCATATGCATCAAAGGTGTTTTTCCCCCTAAACCTCCAAACACTAAATCTGAAAATCACCATTATGATTTCACAATATGTTATTTTCCGACTCCATACGTTTTGGTAAACCAATTTGAGGCAAAGTGAGtgcaattatattaaaaaaatttcttatatatatatatatatatatatatatatatatacacactgccctccaaaagtttggaaacgccctagaaaagtggggttttggacaatattggcatgaatcctttttaatttgtgataattttgcccttataagggacaacacaaactacgaaaacatattttattatataaacagtttatacatagaaaaaaacgtaaattttcgattcatcaaaatttCCACCagtagcagctatctgacctaaactgggttctaattggttcattgtattctaaacttaattggcaatcaattgttgaagctattaagatgagctgacccaaaaatcttttacaaacctgggccaagtttaaaccagtaaccaggcatcacagctggcaaaggggcatgtttgactttgacatgtatatattgccattattatgtaatcaaaatgaaaattattattgctggtcttcaatgataatgtcaagttactttaatgtatttgcaccaaaaaaaatgataaggatttatgctgatatcgtccaaaaccacactttgccaggggtgtttccaaacttttggagggcagtgtatatatgtatatatatatatatatatatatatatatatatatatatatatatatatatattttttgttacacacatccactgtatatataacataatacaatACATCAACATATCAGGcttatatgttttattgttttggaAAGAGCAAAGTAATCTCAgatctttgttaacattttttgtaCAAACACAGCTTGCACATGTTGCTGGGAAGAGATGATTTACAGTTACCAGACAGCgtgcgtacacacacacacacacacacacacacacacacacacacacacacacacgcatacacacacacactctaatGCAATTCAACTTTCACACACAGCTCCACTTACAACAAACTGACATGAGTTTTCTCACTTCTTTTGCGCATCTGAGAGACGTTTCACTTTGGACCATGTAGACATACTGATTAAGCACTACACAGAATTTAATtcataggtttttttttcttttttctttcagctGAGAGACTCCTAGTTGTTCTTCGATTAAACTcagtgcaataaaaaaaaacctttagtTACAGTGCTCATAAAATATGCAATGCAGTGTTAACGGACGGCTCCGCTCCGCTCGTCCTTAACGTTAAATGTGGATGGAATCCTATGAATCACAAAGCACCAGTAATCATCTCCAAACCATCACAACGTCTACATCAGACACTCAAAGATGTAACCAACATGTTTGTTCCTGACAGTGAACATCAGAACATCTGGGAATTTAAACAGTAACACAgtgtttttttgtccttttcatattttttttttttccacaagaaacaatatttttcactttattcataggtttaaacatttaaaaaatatgcagCTTATTTTCTCTTAAAGGACAATTCTGGAGATCCACATACAAacgaaaagaaaacaaaaacaaaaacgatTTGGTCATTTAACCACTCAAGAACCTTGTCATCTCACAGAGACCGTTAccatttgcaaaataaagaggTTCTCAAGCGCAGGGACTCATGCTCAGGATACTGAGGGGAGAGGCTGGATACAAACACGTCTGCGTGAATGAGAAAAGAATTTACAATGTCCAAAAGCTGACAATCCATTGTTGAACTAATAGTGCTGCTATACATAACACTGTAATAACATTAAGCATGACGCATCTAGGTAGATACAGTATCCTGTTTCATTTTCTCTTTTACATGTCACCCGACCCATATATATAGCGTAAATTTTCTGTTGCACTTGAGTTAAAAAACTTATAtctgaaataaatttaaaaattataccTTAGCATTATACTGTACACAGCTTACCCAACTACACAGATAACAAAAACTTCAAGGATCCTAAATTATGATACCATTCAAAGTCTATTCATATACAGTGTaacttgtttctttttttttttttatacaacaaatcaagaataaataaaaatagagtGATGTCATGTACTCTGATGTCTAACACTGTTCCCTTGGGAATAACAGAAAGGCTATTTAACAATACAAGAAAACACCAAACGGCCTTCAAGATATATATTACCAATTTAAAAGGACTTTTCTGTTGAGGAAAATcacgtttgtgtgtgtattgcaAGCAGGAGAGTTTTAAAGCTGAGGCTGTTTATAAATTCCTACAAAGAGtttcaaaaaaacccaaaaaaactATTGTTTTCCAATTAATGAACCTGACTGCATTGAGTAAATTAAAAAGAGATATTCCTGAATACGTTTTCATGACTAAGTAAGCTTGAGCGATACCAAAATCTGGTGCAGACCTCTTACTACATGCAACGGTATagcgccatcttgtggcagAGGCTCATTCCTCTTTTAGACAATCGGTTGTTTACCGCACTAATTTGCTACCTTGTTCGAAAATGTGATACTTTTTGACAAACTGAATGCATagagtaataaaaacattacatgTCCAGTATCTCTTTTAGAGAAGGATACAGAAAATTCAGGTTCAGGTAGGCACAGCCAATAACACGTCGGACAGAAATAGAGGCTAAACCTTACGAACAAACCCAGGTCATTTAAAGATGTTGCAAAGTGAATACAGTTCACACATATAAGTACACTCTAAAACGGTCCACATTTTACAATGCAACTCATATAATACTGCTGGAGTGTGTGAGGTCCACCTGTATTGTACATCTACAAAGGTTTATCCATAAGGTCAGGTAGGGGTCAGGCTTGTGATCTGTCCTCTGTTTAAATATTCAGAATTGGTCCAAAATATGCAGACTTGCATGGATCAAAGATGCTGTTTAGTTGTCTGCCATGTATTTTCCTATGGTAAAAACACAAACGGACATTTTCAATAAATGCGTGCGAACTCTGGCTCTCTTCTATGCCGTTGTCACTCGCATAACTCACCTGCTGCGAACCTCTTCTTGATAAGGGAAAAACGATATCCAAGGCCAACCAGTTCAATGTCACAGCCTGACAGAGTGCTGCCCTCACTGGTGAACTGCACTGCCACCGGGGCGGGTTTACTGGGACCCTCTGTTAGCTGGAAACGGGCCAGCAGAGATCCTACACCTGAAGATATGAGAAAACAAATAGTcaacttattattattcatcATAGATAGAGTATATACACTGATATATACACTATAGTTCAAaggtttgaggtcagtaagaaaaaaagaaatgaatacgtttattcagcaaggatgcattaaattgatcaaaagtgacagtaaacatttataatgttactaaaTGATTCAGTttcaaataaaagaataaaaaaatcctgaaaaaagtatcacagtttccacaaaaatattaagcagcattgATAATAGGATGAAATTATTcgtgagcaccaaatcagcatattagaatcatttctaaaggatcatgtgacactgaagactggagcaatgattctgaaaattcagctttgctttcacagaaataaattgcatttacattttacatcaaataaataaagccttcATGAGAATAAGGGATAATGATAAGAATAATCTTACCGACCACAGATTTTTGAACATTAGTGTATATACAGACAAAATTGAATCATGATTCTCACCTCCATTCTCAGACTTTTGTGAAATATCAGGAATCTTCCATAAGATTCTCTGCTGTTCTGCATTCCTATAAAGATAccaataaaaatgattatattatctaaaaataaagaagattaaggaaattgtCAAACTGTATCTCTTCCATCACATCTAGTACCATTCATTCacagtataatttttcaaactctctaaaaaaataaaaaaagtaaaatggacatttttcacttttttaagaAGTGGAAGTCATCATGTAGGTAGATGATAGCAAATATCATTTTTGTATTCCATTTTCTCCAATAGCAAATGAAAAATCTGTGATAGCATTTCTAcaactttccaaaagagggaaaATATATCAAGAGATTGATTAGAGCAGACAGAAGAGTGAAAGATGTCAAATTTGCCATTACTCCCTCAGCTGACGTATtagaaaaaatacattaatttgtcTTTTATAATTTACTGCCAATGTAACATAACACAAAGTATAACTTTATATAACtgtgtattatatttttaaaaaatgaaaatatgaacaccttgataacactttattttagggtcttttaactagttgcttattagcttgcatattactagaatattggctgtttattagtacttattaagtacatactaaagtgttagttcactcaaaaatgaaaattctgtcatttattactcacccgtgtgtcgttccacatccataatacctttgttcatctttggaacacaaattgagatatttttgatgaagtctgagaggtttctgtctctccatagagatccaacgcaactacaactccaaggtccagaaaggtaggaaaaagACATACTTAAAAGTACTTCATGTGACTCCTGtggcttaaactcaattttatgaaatgacataagtgctttgtttgtgcaaaaaaaacaaaacaaaaaaaaaaacacataatttaccactttatttcaCAAAGATATtgatttatataaaatactgCAATACATATTCAGGAGAGCGTTTTGTGTTCACATAAGAGCTGGCATTGTTGCGCGAACACGCTTcggataatattattttgtaagtaaaatggtaatttatgtttttttgcacaaacaaagcactcacgttgcttcataaaactgAGTTTGGAATCACATGGagtattttaatgatgtctttttcctacctttctggaccttggagtggtagttgcattggatctctatggagggaccGAAAccgctcagatttcatcaaaaagatcttaatttgtgttccgaagatgaatgaaggtcttgctGATGTGGAACGACACAACTGGTGTCAacgaatttttatttttgggtgaactaaccctttaatgccttattctacatgaccatattctacattcttaatcctacccaatacctataccttactaactattaataagcagtaaaataggagtttattgagggaaaagtcgtagttaaaggtgctaaagaggatgttttgttttatacatttttgcaatattacttgaaactgtctttactaactgataaaagactatttattaggtgcactgaaaggaataatattaatatacatcatctgtgcacga contains the following coding sequences:
- the insl5a gene encoding insulin-like 5a, whose translation is MRRLYSPAVLLPVLLLCAVCSVSVMQADVRAVKLCGREFIRAVVYTCGGSRWRRFSSPQDMEGFFNGDLSSSEDLSQSLGSDLTRRDLNHDCCQFGCKKSDLTLLC